One Deltaproteobacteria bacterium DNA window includes the following coding sequences:
- a CDS encoding SDR family oxidoreductase — translation MELRDRVVFITGASNGIGRQLAIDLAVRGAIVVGCGRVRERLVETLKEVRKVSPKSLMIACDIGDAEQVHDMMSKVHADFDGVDILINNAGIGMRRPFVDTPLETIEAILRTNFLGAVYCTHEVLPAMIARGSGHIVNISSGAGKIGTLNMAGYCASKFAVNGWSESLYHELKPLGVNVSVICPGPVTTDFNREFRDSEPKSPPALFVGVEAVSAQVLRAIEKNKFEVVMPRWLALLCAVKAVAPGTFRFFAQRRFRVHVTAPALKSVSPDFPGN, via the coding sequence ATGGAACTTAGAGACCGAGTCGTCTTCATCACCGGTGCATCCAACGGCATCGGCAGACAACTTGCCATCGATCTCGCCGTCCGCGGCGCCATCGTCGTCGGCTGCGGCCGGGTGCGCGAGCGTCTGGTGGAGACTCTAAAAGAAGTTCGCAAAGTCAGTCCCAAATCATTGATGATCGCCTGCGACATCGGCGACGCAGAGCAAGTGCATGACATGATGAGCAAAGTCCACGCTGACTTCGACGGCGTCGATATCTTGATCAACAATGCCGGCATCGGCATGCGCCGACCGTTTGTCGACACGCCGCTGGAAACCATCGAAGCGATCCTGCGGACCAATTTTCTCGGCGCGGTTTACTGCACCCACGAAGTCCTGCCGGCGATGATCGCCCGCGGCTCGGGCCATATCGTCAACATCTCCTCGGGCGCCGGCAAGATCGGCACCCTCAACATGGCCGGCTACTGCGCGTCGAAATTCGCCGTCAACGGCTGGTCGGAAAGTCTCTATCACGAACTCAAACCGCTGGGCGTAAATGTCTCGGTGATTTGCCCCGGCCCGGTGACCACCGATTTCAACCGTGAGTTTCGCGACAGCGAACCGAAATCGCCACCGGCGCTATTCGTCGGTGTCGAAGCGGTCTCGGCCCAGGTCCTGCGCGCCATCGAAAAAAATAAATTCGAAGTGGTCATGCCGCGCTGGCTCGCGCTGCTATGCGCGGTCAAAGCCGTCGCGCCAGGAACATTCCGCTTCTTCGCCCAGCGCCGCTTTCGGGTTCACGTCACGGCGCCGGCGCTAAAGTCGGTCTCGCCTGATTTTCCCGGGAACTAA
- a CDS encoding TIGR01777 family protein, which yields MKLLVTGATGFIGTVLCDQLLDQGHSLTLFSRGAPPNTNTPYRRWLHWTPGTLRSWETELEGIDGVINLTGEPIAARKWTNTQRRRLEKSRVDATHVLVAACAKAQHKPKFLINASAVGYYGAHGDEILTEEAPCGEDFLSLLCRDWEEEAIRAEDLGMRVVRLRTGIVLGPHGGALEKMTAPFRFYLGGPLGTGKQWMSWIHLEDQVRLILHVINNPQASGAINATSPNPVQNEEFSQTLGKVLKRPSWFAVPAFALRMKLGDMAEMLLTGQRVAPAAAQKLGFEFHHPDLLEALQTCMPL from the coding sequence ATGAAATTGCTTGTCACCGGCGCAACCGGCTTCATCGGCACGGTGCTCTGCGACCAACTCCTCGACCAAGGCCACTCGCTGACGCTGTTCAGCCGCGGCGCACCACCCAACACCAACACTCCGTACCGGCGCTGGCTGCACTGGACGCCGGGCACCTTGCGTTCTTGGGAGACCGAGTTGGAAGGCATCGACGGCGTGATCAATCTCACCGGCGAGCCCATCGCCGCACGGAAGTGGACCAACACGCAGCGCCGCCGGCTCGAGAAGAGCCGCGTCGACGCCACCCATGTCTTGGTCGCGGCCTGCGCCAAGGCGCAGCACAAACCGAAATTTCTCATCAACGCTTCCGCGGTCGGTTACTACGGCGCCCACGGCGATGAGATTTTGACCGAAGAAGCACCCTGTGGCGAAGATTTTTTAAGCCTGCTGTGCCGCGATTGGGAAGAGGAAGCGATCCGGGCCGAGGATCTCGGCATGCGCGTAGTGCGTTTGCGCACGGGCATCGTGCTCGGCCCCCACGGCGGCGCGCTGGAAAAGATGACCGCGCCGTTCAGATTTTATCTCGGCGGACCGCTCGGCACCGGCAAGCAGTGGATGTCGTGGATTCATTTGGAGGATCAGGTGCGCTTGATCCTCCACGTTATAAACAATCCTCAAGCTAGCGGCGCGATCAACGCGACGTCGCCCAATCCGGTGCAGAACGAAGAGTTCAGCCAAACCTTGGGCAAGGTTTTGAAACGCCCGAGTTGGTTTGCCGTGCCGGCCTTCGCCCTGCGCATGAAACTCGGCGACATGGCGGAGATGTTGCTCACCGGCCAACGAGTGGCCCCCGCCGCCGCGCAAAAACTCGGCTTCGAGTTTCATCATCCCGATCTGCTCGAAGCGCTGCAAACTTGCATGCCGCTATGA
- a CDS encoding redoxin domain-containing protein, whose amino-acid sequence MKIPSIIAALILAGSTNLAFAQFGPKDSAPQSATEIERIKVGQAAPDFTLEDSDGKAIALSELRGKKSVILVFYRGYW is encoded by the coding sequence ATGAAAATCCCTTCGATCATCGCGGCGCTCATCTTGGCAGGTTCGACAAACCTTGCCTTCGCCCAGTTCGGCCCCAAAGATTCGGCGCCCCAGTCGGCGACGGAAATTGAGCGGATAAAAGTTGGCCAAGCGGCGCCGGATTTTACCCTCGAAGATAGCGACGGCAAAGCCATCGCGTTGTCAGAGCTGCGCGGCAAGAAATCGGTTATCTTAGTTTTCTACCGCGGCTACTGGTGA
- a CDS encoding redoxin domain-containing protein, with translation MKSLLTKPQKEKTQILAVSVDNHDESKKFAEMLRKRFDGEFDFPLLEDKDHKVIDRYGIFNPDGKGWPHPATYVIDPKGVVRWKFVEVDYKKRASNEQIGRELAKIK, from the coding sequence CTGAAAAGCCTTTTGACCAAACCGCAGAAAGAAAAAACCCAGATCCTCGCGGTCAGCGTCGACAACCATGACGAGTCGAAGAAATTCGCCGAGATGCTGCGCAAACGTTTCGACGGCGAGTTCGATTTCCCGCTGCTCGAAGACAAAGATCATAAAGTGATCGACCGCTACGGAATTTTTAATCCCGACGGCAAAGGTTGGCCGCACCCGGCAACCTACGTCATCGACCCCAAGGGCGTGGTGCGCTGGAAATTTGTCGAGGTAGACTACAAGAAGCGCGCGTCCAACGAGCAGATCGGCCGCGAGCTGGCGAAGATCAAATAG
- a CDS encoding PIN domain-containing protein, whose protein sequence is MVKFWDTSAIVPLCVAEPASATVKSILSKDSAIVVWWGTKIECVSALMRQRRGGLSAQSERQAHHLLDLLASTWSEIQPNDLLRATADRLLAVHSLRAADALQLAAAL, encoded by the coding sequence CTGGTGAAGTTCTGGGACACATCAGCAATCGTCCCTCTCTGCGTTGCTGAGCCCGCTTCGGCAACCGTTAAATCCATCCTAAGTAAAGATTCAGCGATCGTAGTTTGGTGGGGAACCAAAATCGAATGCGTCTCGGCCCTCATGCGCCAACGCCGGGGGGGCTTGTCCGCGCAAAGCGAGCGACAGGCACACCACCTGTTAGACTTGCTTGCGAGTACCTGGAGTGAAATTCAGCCGAACGATTTACTACGGGCAACAGCGGACCGTCTTCTGGCGGTGCATTCGCTGCGAGCCGCTGACGCTTTACAGCTCGCGGCCGCGTTGTAG
- the gnd gene encoding decarboxylating 6-phosphogluconate dehydrogenase: protein MELGMIGLGRMGANMTERLVLGGHKVVTYDRSAEAIQRVVDKGAVGAASLADFVNKLSAPRAVWLMVPSGDPVDRTIDELLPSLAKGDTIIDGGNSNYKDSIRRGEKLKSHGLNFIDAGTSGGIWGLQNGYCMMVGGAKDVVSHLEPIFLTLAPKDGYLHAGPVGAGHFVKMVHNGIEYGMMQAYGEGFELLKASQFDLDLEKVSHLWNQGSVVRSWLLELCESAFQKDAKLDGIKGYVDDSGEGRWTVIEAIERGVAAPVLAHSLFARFSSRQPDAFSNKVIAALRNEFGGHAVKKG from the coding sequence ATGGAACTCGGAATGATCGGTCTCGGCCGGATGGGCGCCAACATGACCGAACGGTTGGTGCTCGGCGGCCACAAAGTGGTTACCTACGATCGCAGCGCCGAAGCAATTCAGCGCGTCGTCGATAAGGGCGCGGTGGGCGCCGCGTCGCTCGCTGACTTCGTCAACAAATTGTCAGCGCCTCGGGCCGTCTGGTTGATGGTGCCGTCGGGCGATCCGGTGGATCGGACCATCGATGAATTGTTGCCGAGCTTGGCCAAGGGCGATACCATCATTGACGGCGGCAATTCGAATTATAAAGACTCCATACGGCGCGGCGAAAAATTAAAATCCCACGGTTTAAACTTCATCGACGCCGGCACCAGCGGCGGCATCTGGGGACTGCAAAACGGTTACTGCATGATGGTCGGCGGCGCTAAAGACGTGGTTAGCCATTTGGAACCGATCTTTCTTACGCTGGCGCCGAAGGACGGCTATCTTCACGCCGGACCGGTGGGCGCCGGCCACTTCGTGAAAATGGTCCACAACGGCATCGAGTACGGCATGATGCAAGCCTACGGCGAAGGGTTTGAGCTGCTCAAAGCTTCGCAGTTCGATCTCGACTTGGAAAAAGTTTCCCACTTGTGGAACCAAGGCAGCGTGGTGCGCTCGTGGCTGTTAGAACTGTGCGAGAGCGCATTTCAAAAAGACGCTAAGCTCGACGGCATCAAAGGCTATGTCGACGATTCGGGTGAAGGGCGCTGGACGGTCATCGAAGCGATCGAGCGTGGCGTCGCCGCGCCGGTGTTGGCGCACTCGCTGTTCGCGCGTTTTTCGTCGCGCCAGCCAGACGCCTTTTCCAACAAAGTCATCGCCGCGCTACGCAACGAATTCGGCGGCCACGCGGTGAAAAAAGGGTAA
- a CDS encoding thymidylate synthase, with translation MTAEFSTDEQKRLALFFTNLERDTFGLKLPQEVAGALFSRYSRSAKSLRRTFLDEFLGDPELALKDLLGGQIPAADDSAALKKARAFFERVLVGYGDDSVAQLGGAHIACENISNVAAKLLEDARIGIAPLEKSTRYVRFDQKDGAGNYLFYREPKIMASRHRDAYLEVMNLLFETYSKQMEPMLDHVAKSLPIEQLEVRDPVSGKGLSYADAAKDERLKRWAETAYRATVRAQACDVLRSYLPAATLTNVGMFGIGQAFEYLVSKLYSHELSEAQALGAAIHGELNQLIPSFVKRAQRNDFLVATTAAAKALAARATTSTPIVTHEPVNLVDYDLQAEEKVIAAILYGQARQPLEQLRKIAATLSQSERQTILQEYFSKRRHRRDKLSRAFENVYYTFDILGNLGLYRDLHRHRILTQERQDFTTVHGYDTPPEIEEGGFKSEFDHCMKRTAELYEQIYCDLPCEAQYVVPFAYKIRWYMKMNLREAVHMCELRTMPQGHPDYRFICQEMWRKIQSVHPALAESGKFMDWQKYRLGRLQSEMRTEFKKSAFE, from the coding sequence ATGACCGCGGAGTTCTCCACCGACGAGCAAAAACGGCTGGCGCTTTTTTTCACCAATCTCGAACGCGACACCTTCGGTTTGAAACTACCCCAGGAAGTCGCCGGCGCGCTGTTTTCGCGTTACAGCCGTTCGGCGAAGAGCTTGCGACGGACTTTTCTCGACGAGTTTCTCGGCGATCCCGAGCTGGCTTTGAAAGACTTGCTTGGCGGCCAGATTCCCGCCGCCGACGACAGCGCGGCGCTGAAGAAAGCCCGGGCGTTCTTCGAGCGCGTGCTGGTCGGCTACGGCGACGATTCCGTCGCCCAGTTGGGCGGCGCGCATATCGCCTGCGAGAATATTTCCAACGTCGCGGCGAAGTTATTGGAAGACGCGCGCATCGGCATCGCGCCGCTGGAAAAATCGACGCGCTACGTGCGCTTCGACCAAAAAGATGGTGCCGGCAATTATCTGTTTTACCGCGAGCCCAAGATCATGGCATCGCGCCACCGCGACGCCTATCTCGAAGTGATGAATCTGCTGTTCGAGACCTACTCCAAGCAGATGGAGCCGATGCTCGATCACGTCGCCAAATCGCTGCCCATCGAGCAGCTCGAAGTGCGCGATCCGGTAAGCGGCAAAGGTTTGAGTTACGCCGACGCGGCGAAAGATGAACGCTTGAAGCGCTGGGCCGAGACAGCGTATCGCGCGACCGTGCGGGCGCAAGCTTGCGACGTGCTGCGCAGTTATCTGCCGGCGGCGACGCTGACCAACGTCGGCATGTTCGGCATCGGCCAGGCGTTTGAATATTTGGTCAGCAAGTTGTACTCGCACGAGTTGTCCGAAGCGCAAGCGCTCGGCGCGGCGATTCATGGTGAATTGAATCAGCTGATTCCTTCCTTCGTCAAGCGCGCCCAGCGCAATGACTTTCTCGTCGCGACAACTGCGGCGGCAAAAGCGCTGGCGGCTCGTGCGACGACATCAACTCCAATTGTTACACATGAACCAGTGAATCTGGTCGATTACGATCTTCAAGCGGAAGAAAAAGTCATCGCGGCGATTCTCTACGGTCAGGCGCGCCAGCCGTTGGAACAATTGCGTAAGATCGCCGCAACGCTGAGCCAGTCTGAGCGGCAAACAATTCTCCAAGAATATTTTTCCAAGCGACGCCACCGGCGCGACAAGCTCTCTCGCGCTTTCGAAAACGTCTATTACACCTTCGACATTCTCGGCAATTTGGGTCTCTACCGCGATCTGCACCGCCATCGCATTCTCACCCAAGAGCGCCAGGATTTTACCACGGTGCATGGCTACGACACGCCGCCGGAGATCGAAGAGGGCGGATTCAAAAGCGAGTTCGATCATTGCATGAAACGCACGGCGGAGTTGTACGAACAGATTTATTGCGATCTGCCGTGCGAAGCACAGTACGTCGTCCCGTTCGCCTACAAAATCCGCTGGTACATGAAGATGAACCTGCGCGAAGCCGTGCACATGTGCGAGCTACGCACCATGCCCCAGGGCCATCCCGACTACCGCTTCATCTGCCAAGAGATGTGGCGCAAAATCCAATCCGTTCATCCGGCGTTGGCCGAATCGGGAAAGTTTATGGACTGGCAGAAGTATCGCTTGGGCCGCTTGCAGTCGGAGATGCGGACGGAGTTTAAGAAGTCGGCGTTTGAATGA
- the glk gene encoding glucokinase codes for MVLAGDIGGTKTHLALFSVQDEKLRSETLRTFPSKRYSGLVPVLQEFLAGDGHKVESACFGIAGPVVDGKVKTPNLPWMIDTAELRRSLKLDSVTLLNDLEAGAYGIFTLNNDEFCTLNEGTMRQSGNKALISAGTGLGQAILYDDGHHFHPLASEGGHGDFAPRNELEIELLRYLIDRFGHVSYERVVSGPGLFNIYRFFKESRGLPEPPALTEQFAAGDDSSAVVAQAALAGEAEICVKSLDLFVSIYGAEAGNLALRAKSVRGLYIGGGIAPKILAKLKDGSFMHAFSDKGRYGELLAAIPVQVVLNDQAALRGAAYYAAFLASD; via the coding sequence CTGGTTCTCGCCGGCGATATCGGCGGCACGAAAACCCATCTCGCTTTGTTCTCGGTGCAGGATGAGAAGCTGCGCTCGGAGACGCTGCGCACTTTTCCCAGTAAACGTTATTCCGGCCTGGTGCCGGTGCTGCAAGAATTTCTCGCCGGCGACGGCCACAAAGTCGAATCCGCCTGTTTCGGCATCGCTGGGCCGGTGGTCGACGGTAAAGTTAAAACTCCCAATCTCCCTTGGATGATCGATACCGCGGAGTTGCGCCGTTCGCTCAAGCTCGACAGCGTGACGCTGCTCAACGATCTCGAAGCCGGCGCTTACGGTATTTTCACGCTCAACAACGACGAGTTTTGCACGCTCAACGAAGGCACCATGCGGCAGTCCGGCAACAAAGCGTTGATTTCTGCCGGCACCGGGTTGGGCCAAGCGATCCTTTATGACGACGGACACCATTTCCATCCCTTGGCTTCGGAGGGTGGCCACGGCGACTTCGCGCCGCGCAATGAGTTGGAAATCGAACTGCTGCGTTATTTGATCGACCGCTTCGGTCATGTGAGTTACGAACGGGTGGTTTCCGGACCTGGGCTCTTTAATATCTATCGCTTCTTCAAAGAAAGCCGCGGTTTGCCGGAGCCGCCGGCGCTCACCGAGCAGTTCGCCGCCGGCGACGATTCGAGCGCGGTGGTTGCCCAAGCGGCGCTCGCCGGCGAAGCGGAGATTTGTGTCAAAAGTTTAGATCTGTTCGTTTCCATCTATGGCGCCGAGGCGGGCAATCTCGCGCTGCGCGCGAAATCGGTGCGCGGCCTTTACATCGGCGGCGGCATCGCGCCGAAGATTCTTGCCAAGTTGAAAGACGGCAGCTTCATGCACGCCTTTTCCGACAAGGGACGTTACGGCGAGTTGCTGGCGGCGATTCCCGTGCAAGTGGTGCTCAACGATCAAGCGGCGCTGCGCGGCGCCGCCTACTATGCGGCTTTTCTCGCCAGTGATTAA
- a CDS encoding XRE family transcriptional regulator — protein sequence MNDFQKQLNRLSTSRTFAAAFDKKRGDAEVAFQIRRLRESKGWSQKDLAKKVGCSQQAISAVEQSGYKSHSLPLLRRIAQVLDAQVVVALVPRKAA from the coding sequence ATGAACGATTTTCAAAAGCAGTTGAACCGGTTGAGCACTAGTCGAACCTTCGCGGCCGCATTCGATAAGAAACGTGGGGACGCCGAGGTGGCTTTCCAAATTCGGCGTTTGCGAGAGAGCAAGGGTTGGAGTCAAAAAGATTTAGCGAAAAAGGTCGGCTGTAGCCAGCAGGCAATCTCCGCGGTCGAGCAGTCGGGCTATAAGAGTCATTCGCTGCCGCTGTTACGCCGCATCGCGCAAGTCCTCGACGCCCAAGTCGTGGTCGCGCTGGTGCCGAGGAAAGCGGCTTGA
- a CDS encoding type II toxin-antitoxin system prevent-host-death family antitoxin yields the protein MKTATVLKLKASLNDYLRSVKAGEEFTITERGRPIAKLSPTKKLDASADRMTEMEKHGLIKLGSGKLPKGFWKLPRPKDSKGLVAQAVMQEREQSW from the coding sequence ATGAAAACCGCCACCGTGTTAAAACTCAAAGCTTCGCTGAATGATTACCTACGGTCGGTCAAGGCGGGCGAAGAGTTCACGATCACCGAGCGCGGGCGGCCCATCGCCAAACTCAGTCCCACCAAAAAACTTGACGCCTCAGCGGATCGTATGACCGAAATGGAGAAACACGGTCTCATCAAGCTCGGTTCTGGCAAGTTGCCGAAAGGCTTTTGGAAACTACCTCGGCCCAAAGATTCTAAGGGGTTGGTGGCTCAGGCTGTGATGCAGGAACGAGAACAAAGCTGGTGA
- the zwf gene encoding glucose-6-phosphate dehydrogenase, whose product MASDPHEYVSPVIGQGKKPHACVVMIFGASGDLTKRKLIPALYNLALEKRLPERFAVVGYARSEMTDDAFRDKMREAVKEFSRTGLGDEAVWQEFAKTLFYVRGGYEETDGYERLKLFIDNFDHGSRVLPARVFYLAMPPDLYGGVIERIATLGLAQKDYANEPRSRVIIEKPFGTDLQTARELNQRVHDALGEKQIYRIDHYLGKETVQNIMVFRFANSVFEPIWNRRYVDHVQITAAEGVGVESRGGYYEDAGVVRDMFQNHLLQLLCLTAMEPPVGFNADAVRDEKGKLLRAVRAIAPEEVSTAAVRGQYGAGQLGAERALGYREEPGVAKESPTVTYAAIKLAVDNWRWEGVPFYLRSGKRMAKRVTEIAIQFKRPPMLLFKSSAVEDVSPNVLVMRIQPDEGISLRFEVKPPGPDITVSPLNLKFNYSEAFGNSSPEAYETLLEDCIEGDSTLFTRHDWVESAWALMDPIIQVWGLSKPKNFPNYDSGSWGPKEADDFMQRDGRRWRRP is encoded by the coding sequence ATGGCGAGCGATCCGCACGAGTATGTTTCGCCGGTTATCGGCCAAGGGAAAAAGCCTCACGCCTGCGTGGTGATGATCTTCGGCGCGTCGGGCGATCTGACCAAGCGCAAACTGATTCCGGCGCTTTATAACTTAGCCTTGGAAAAACGTTTGCCCGAGCGCTTCGCCGTGGTCGGTTATGCGCGCAGCGAGATGACCGACGACGCCTTTCGCGACAAGATGCGCGAGGCGGTGAAAGAATTTTCCCGCACCGGTCTCGGCGATGAAGCGGTGTGGCAGGAATTTGCCAAGACGCTTTTCTACGTGCGCGGCGGATACGAAGAAACCGACGGCTACGAGCGACTGAAGCTGTTCATCGATAACTTCGATCACGGCAGCCGCGTACTGCCGGCGCGGGTTTTTTATTTGGCCATGCCGCCGGATCTTTACGGCGGGGTGATCGAGCGCATCGCCACGCTCGGCTTGGCGCAGAAAGATTATGCCAATGAGCCGCGCTCGCGGGTGATTATCGAAAAGCCCTTCGGCACCGATCTACAAACCGCGCGGGAACTCAATCAGCGCGTGCACGACGCCTTGGGCGAAAAGCAAATCTACCGCATCGATCACTATCTCGGCAAAGAGACCGTGCAAAACATCATGGTTTTTCGTTTTGCCAATTCCGTTTTCGAACCGATCTGGAACCGGCGCTACGTCGACCATGTGCAGATCACGGCGGCGGAAGGCGTCGGCGTCGAGAGCCGCGGCGGCTACTATGAAGACGCCGGCGTGGTGCGCGACATGTTTCAAAATCATTTGCTGCAACTGCTCTGTCTGACGGCGATGGAGCCGCCGGTGGGTTTCAATGCCGATGCGGTGCGCGACGAGAAGGGCAAACTATTGCGCGCGGTCAGGGCGATCGCGCCGGAGGAAGTTTCCACCGCCGCGGTGCGCGGTCAGTATGGCGCTGGCCAGCTTGGCGCTGAGCGAGCGCTTGGCTATCGCGAAGAACCGGGGGTGGCGAAGGAGTCGCCGACGGTGACCTACGCGGCGATTAAATTGGCCGTCGACAATTGGCGTTGGGAAGGCGTGCCCTTCTACTTGCGCTCCGGTAAGCGCATGGCCAAGCGCGTCACCGAGATCGCGATTCAATTCAAACGGCCGCCGATGTTGCTGTTCAAATCATCCGCGGTGGAAGATGTCAGCCCCAATGTGTTGGTCATGCGCATTCAACCCGACGAAGGCATCTCCCTGCGTTTCGAAGTCAAACCGCCGGGACCGGACATCACCGTTAGCCCGCTCAATCTGAAATTCAACTACTCGGAAGCGTTCGGCAACAGCTCGCCGGAAGCTTACGAAACTTTATTGGAAGATTGCATCGAAGGGGATTCGACATTGTTCACGCGCCACGATTGGGTCGAGTCGGCTTGGGCGTTGATGGATCCGATCATCCAAGTGTGGGGTTTGAGCAAGCCGAAGAACTTTCCCAATTACGATTCCGGTTCCTGGGGCCCAAAAGAAGCGGACGATTTCATGCAGCGCGACGGCCGGCGTTGGCGCCGGCCATAA
- the pgl gene encoding 6-phosphogluconolactonase, with protein sequence MRLFSPVIKPEVIVCRDAIDLGRKAAAQFVSLAAAAIAARRQFNVALSGGSTPKVLYSLLATDEFSKRLAWRQIHLFFGDERCVAPDHAESNFRMVQESLLSKIDIPSGNVHRMSGEKAPPVAAVEYEAELRRHFHLADDAAPRFDLILLGLGEDGHTASLFPGSSALNETRRLVATTYVEKLKAYRLTLTFPVINNAAQINFLIAGASKAAVVKTILSAENNDYPAARVKPENGKLTWFVTQDAAVDLSVS encoded by the coding sequence ATGCGGCTTTTCTCGCCAGTGATTAAACCCGAGGTCATTGTTTGCCGGGATGCCATCGATCTCGGCCGCAAAGCGGCGGCGCAGTTTGTTTCGCTGGCCGCGGCTGCGATCGCTGCGCGCCGTCAATTCAACGTCGCGCTCTCCGGCGGTTCGACGCCCAAAGTTCTTTATTCATTGCTGGCTACTGACGAATTCAGCAAACGCTTGGCGTGGCGGCAGATTCATTTATTTTTCGGCGACGAGCGCTGCGTGGCGCCGGATCATGCGGAAAGTAATTTTCGCATGGTTCAAGAATCGTTGTTGTCGAAGATCGACATTCCAAGCGGCAATGTCCACCGCATGTCCGGTGAAAAAGCGCCGCCGGTCGCCGCGGTTGAGTATGAAGCGGAGTTGCGCCGACATTTTCACTTGGCTGACGACGCTGCGCCGCGCTTCGATCTGATCCTGCTCGGTCTCGGCGAGGACGGCCATACGGCGTCGCTGTTTCCCGGCAGTTCGGCGTTGAACGAGACGCGCCGATTGGTCGCAACGACTTACGTCGAGAAATTAAAGGCGTACCGGCTGACGCTGACGTTTCCCGTGATCAACAATGCAGCGCAGATTAATTTTCTGATCGCCGGCGCGAGCAAAGCGGCGGTGGTTAAAACGATTCTATCTGCCGAAAACAACGATTACCCAGCGGCGCGCGTAAAACCGGAGAACGGCAAATTAACCTGGTTCGTTACGCAGGATGCCGCAGTTGATCTGAGTGTATCTTAA